acatAAGAGTGGAAATAGACCTAATTCAGAAGGAAATCATTTTGTgctgttacattttctttttctagaagCATTATCATGTTTGTGCACATTGTCTGGGATCAGGGATCTTTTGCTTAGAGTCGGatttctccagcctgggagTTTACATTCACACTTCCATCCTGTTCCCCTGTGCTGTagcagctcagctgggcagagcagtgccCCTCTGCATGCAGGGATACAGCTCTTCCCCgctggaaaggaaataaatcatcCTTGCTTCCCTCAGCAGCGGCACACGACTCGGACCTTTCCACGGGCAGAGCTGTTCTCCGTTTCTCAGCTCTGCCCGGGGCTGGTACAAGCAGCCAGGCCCTGACTCCAGCGGCCGGGATGGGGATCGgtgtgggctggggaggggctcATTACTCAGTCCTGACACGCCAGAGGCTCTGTGCACACTGATGCGTTCCCGGCTCCGCGCTGGGTAATTAGCCTTGAAACAAGGTGGGTGTTAACTCAGGGGAATGAGCGGTGCCAGAGGGAGCGGCTGTGCcctgcctcagccctgcctgcaaCAGCAGAGCTCCCGGAACAGGGGAGCAAAACCTGAAACCCTGCTGGAACTGGGCTTGAATTCCCCCTCTGCACAGGGTTGAGGTGGGcttggggctgctcctgctctgcttctttTGGAATTGGGCTGCTTCTACCTTAGGCAGCTCTAGGAGAGTCTCTGCTTTTAGGATGACTGTGGTCATGTAACACCACACTTTGTCACCGGGTCCTGTGTTCAGAAGCCCTGGGGCATACATCTTATGGGGTTTCCTGACAGAAGGAAGAACTTCAAAAGTTTTCGTTTGAACTATTTTAAACCCCATTATCAAAGCAGGTTCAAAGCCAGGTGCATGTCAGATCCTCCTGCCCTCTGCACTTGATGCAGTATTAAATGTCATCGCTCACTAAAGCAAGCTTTGAACTGCAGCTCTTTTTAATCAAGCTCTGTTTTCAAGTAGGACTTTCTGGTTTCCATATGACCTGAAGTACTCCTCCTGGGGGAATATGCAAGTACCTGGAGCTGTATAAAACCACTTCATggcttttaaagcaaaacccTGCACCTCTCAAGCCTGAGCACCGCCACTGTGTCCTTACCGAGCTGCCTGGAGAGAATCTGGTTATTCTGTTCATCTTCTCTCCAGCTTGATCCTAAACAGACATGAGCAGCCCCTGTTAGTAAGTTTAAACATCCCTAAGTGCTCCTGGAAAGGTGATGTGGCATCTTCAGTACCAAATTAAGAAGGCGTTTTACAGGTATCTGGTGCTGGTGTCTTGTTTAGGAAGCAGTAGTTTGGAGGGCAGATTCATGGGGCAGCTGAGCTGGCAGCCACCTGCatggcagctgggagctgggcagagctggagggagaaTTGGGTGCTGATGAAATGAGCCTTTGGAagctggaggggctgagggggctgtTCCTCTGCACTAGTGTGCAGGTGTTGGTCCATGGAGGGGCTGAGGCCTGtctgccctgagctgcccaTGTGTTGCAAGGCCCTtggctcagcccctgccctccACATGCCCATTTCAGTCTCTTGCCTTTACATTTCATTGCAGCCAGGCGACAGAGCTGTTCTCTGTTACTTCATCTCTTTTcaccctcccttccctttctcagGAGGGAgggagcccagcctggcacccTCTTTCCTGCCATCTCTTACATTTTAAGATGTGCCTTCTCTTCCCTGACCTGGGtgtccccctctccccccaaCAATATGTGACAGTGACTTCTGAGGGGCTGCACCTCCAAGAGCTGCTTGGATCCAGGTTTTGGATGCAATGGGATGCTGAGGGCTTGTGTTCCAGCCCCAGCCTTTGCTGTGGTACCTTACTGGGAAGGACTGTGCTCCCCAAGGAGCACGAGTGCTTCTCAAATAAATAACCATGAATTCCCAGACACCTGCTGTTCTTGCACAGCAGctaaataaatatatctgaGGAATTGGGGTGATTAACAGAAAGAAGCTCTACAGCAGAGaacatttttcatataaaacatGACATAGCAATGCCTTAAAAATTACTGGAGAAAGCAGGAAGGGGATGGTTCAGtgcagccagcactggctgagggGATGCTGGGTGACCCCATGGTGCAGGACACAAGCTCTCTCCTTTCACTCATCAAGAATAAGTCTATTTTTATTTGGCCATTATCAGCACTAACAATTCATTATTGCAGATTCACACATGATGCTTTGTCCTGACTGTAATTAGTTTTAAAACAATGGGATTAAAACCAATAAAATGCACATTATACATCTGGTTTAGTCTGACTTCTTTTTCCATCCCTTTCTTCCTCGTGCTTAGGCACGGAGCAGCTATTCCTGGAGGGGATGGCCGTGATGGATGAGGCTGCAGGCCAAGGAGAAATGGCAAGTGGAGAGGCTAATGGAGACCCTCACCTCTTCTCTATTAGCCTACTGCAACTCTGGGTGCTAGCTGCAAACTCAATTAAAACATCTGTACTTTCCCTTTCTCAATTATGGCTCCTTACACTTAAAGCCAAACAAATTGAAATTGCTCCGCTGCCTCAGGCTGCAAAGGCAGTTTCTGCCAGCAAATTTATTATCACCATAAAGCGTAGCTTGatttatgttaaaatattaaagcagaTCTTTATGATGGAAATAAACACTTTCTGCTGTGATTCTCTTGAAGGACCTCACAAGCAGcagtggatttgggggtttgggcTGTAAATCTGAGGCCAAACTGGCATCAGGAAGGAATTCAGTCTGTTGCAGCACTTGGAAGAGCAGTggccagggaaagaaaaacttcGAACCTGAGAAGAAGCTTCAGGCAAAGCTACACCACTGTCAAGGAGCCTGGTGGGGGCGGATTCAGCTCTTTGAAGGTTTGGGGAAAGTGCTCACCAGCCTTTTCCCCTGGATGGATTTgggcagcccaggagctgtCAGTGGCTCAGGGAAGGGCACCTGCTACAGGTCTCAGCTGGGGAAGGTTTTGTGCCATGGCTTTGCCTTGGCAGGAGGCAGGAACCAGGAGGTGGCTgcacctgctgctccctcaggCATCCTTGGGACAGGCAtggcagctgtccccagcaccttCTTGGCCCCGTATGTGTCCTGGTTTCTGATTTAACCAGTTCCCCCTGCCCTAACCTAAGTCACCATctcaccacagcagcaccagcatgTCCTTGCCATTGGAGCCCCTTCCCAGTGGCTGACCTGTGTGGGCCCACTTTGTTCCCCCTCCCTCATCAGGAGGGGTCTTACAAGGCTGAGCAATGGGGCAGTGAAAATAGGAGCTGCTATGGAGATGTCAGAGCTGGCAGGGGGTGGGTTGGGGGGGACACTGCCTGGCCcctgcagtggggctgagcCCCAGAGATGGGTGCCCAGCAGTGATCCAGCCTTATTTCTCTCTGCATAGCAGCCCACAGCCTCCCAGGGTTTCCCTAGTGCCAGAGCAGGCTGAATTAAAAAGTGATTGATTAGACAATTtcactaaaaagaaataatatccCTCAACGTCTGTTAAACACTAAATTACCCAGCCCCTCTTTGGAAAGCCTAGCCAGAGGGTGCTTCCAGACTGCTGCTTCCCTGAAGGTTTGTCCCTGGTGTACCCatgaaggaaatgctgcaggagcagctccctgaggGTCACAGATCCCACCTGCACTGGACTGGTCATGCCCCAACCACCTCCTttcccaccagtgcccagcGCCTGGCACCTGGAATGGGAGAAAAACTGTGCTTTTCCATCCTAACTGGCATGGGAAGATGATAATGCAAATGTCACCAGGGTGGCCAGGGACTGGGCCATTCACATGTGGCACCCAGAGTAGCCCTGGCCTTACACATGGTCCTGACACCAAACCCTGAGGCCACTTCCTCTGGGAGCACCCCCTGCACCCCATTTGCCCTGTCCCTTGCTGTCCTCAGCCTCCCGCAGCAAAGCCCTTCTATAAAACATGAAGCAGCTCCATTTGGCCTCTGCTGAGTCACCAGGGACATCACTAATTTAACACGTGGCTTGGGGATTCTTgatactttttccttttcccttttctgctccCCTTTGCTGTCACAGCCCCAACCTCAGCTCAGGTTTGattgagctgtgtgtgctggtttCCTCGAGCCAGAGTGCCACAATTGGAGGGAAAGTTCCCAGGGCCGCACTGAAGCTTCCTGGGGACCAGCCTGTCACTCCAGGGGACATCTGGGGCActcagctggggacagctgcccCGGGTGAATGGGTGCCATCACCTGTGGCAGCCTACATGAATACCTTCCTCTTCAACcggatttatttatttatggcttttatttatacaccagcagctcccacccttGCCAGGAGATTTGGAGGGGCTGCCAAAGCCATTAAGAGACAATTGCAATGATAAGTAAGTAAAGGGAATTAAAGTGCCAGCACCAGTGTGTGTGatggcagccaggctgggggatgGAGGGACTGGCTGGATTTAACCCCAGACAGATGGGTGGGTGCATTgatggacagatggatggaCAGCCAGATATTGCTAATGCTTTTGAGCCTCAACCACACATGGCTGGGCCCTTCTGGACCCCCTCGGGGTTTTGCAgccatccctggggcagggctgggtgtcccAGAACAGTCCCTGCCATCGCTCCCCTCGCTGTTACCGGCCCCAGCTGCTCGGTGGCTGCCAGCACCCCCCAACGATTgcgttaaaaaaaaagaaaaaagctgtagAGCAGCTTCCCAGGGAGACGAAGGCGATGCCAAACCAGCTGGGAagaggggctgagggctggcaTCTCCCTGGGACGGCATGCCAGCCAGTCACGGGCAGCTCTGTGTAGTCCTGGCGATGCTGcgctgggatggggctggaacTGCCCGGCAAAGCCCTGGCTGCAATCCGGGGCCCTGGAGCCTCAGTTCCCGTTTCCCAAAAACCCTctcccctgcctggggctgctgtgagTCACGGCCGCCTTTGCTCATGCCCCAGCCCGGCAGGGAAAGGGCTGTGTCAGACGTCCAGGAAGAGAAGAATTAAACTTGGCTCATCTATCACACCTGATTTATGGCTCCATCAACCTGGGAAGGTGGgaggaatttttccctttctcattcCCCACAGCAcaccttcccagggctgctggagatCCCTGCCAGGCGGCGGTTTGCAGCCGTGACAGCATCACTCACTGACCCGAGCCCAGGGCCATCAGTGCCCAGCACCCCAAAGTCTGGGTAAGGGGCATGAACCCCGGCTCCAGGGCTCGGCTCCAGCCTTTGCACAGGCTGACGGCTCTTAATTAAACCCTCGGGGGAGTTGCCATTTTCCTATTCCAGCTTTCCTTTGCCGGTGGGACGAGCCTGTGCCGCGGCTCAGCAGTAACAGGACACGGACGAGGTGCACCGGACCACGAATACTCGTGGGAATCCATGATGGCAAGCGCAGCCCCGGAGAATGGAAGAAGGGCTCCTAGACagctgaaaatgtctttttaatgaCCTGGACATTGCGTTTCGAGTCCTGTTAATGAAACCAAAACGTGACGGCGAAACGGCGGCGATGCGTTTGGCGTCCCCGATGCAACCCCGCCTGTAGAGAGAACTCGCGTGTACCAGCCCTGGCCAGGTTCCTCTGACTCCCCCCAAAGCTCACCGGAGCCCGCCAGCCGCTTGGAGCGTCCCGCTGCCGGCGGTGCAGGACCCCGGGAGGCCGGAGCCCGGCCGGGAGCCGCGGGTTGGCCCGTGGGGACACCCGGGCaaagggagggcagaggggtgCGGacacccccctgtccccccGTTACACCTCCGACTCCAGGCTGGAGACCCGCCGCCAGGAGCCGCCGGCGCAGGGACTCGGCACCCCGCGGGCCACCAGCGGGTCCCTCCTGTCCGACCCCACCGCCCGCAGCAAGGCCAGCTCCCCGCGCCTCCCGCAGTCTCTGCAGGCGCCGTCCCAGCGCCCGGGGCCCCGCTCACAGGGATGCACCCCGGAGTGCTCCCGGGGCGGCGGGGACCCCCGCGAGAGGCGTCTCGCGTAGAGGGACACGTTGGCGTAGGAGTTCGTGCAGGCGTGGGGAGCGCACGCCGGCACGGTGGCCGTGGCACGGGGGTTTTGCCGACAAGCCTCCCGGTAGGACGGCAGCCTGGTGACGGGCGAGCGCGGCGGCAGCCGACCAGCGGCCTGCGGGCAGCGGGAGCCGGAGCCGTAGGCGGCCTCAGCTGCGGGGAAGAGGTCGGGCACGtcggcgcgggcgggcggaggagcgGCCCCGCAGCGCCGCAGCCCCGCGGGACGCCGCTTGTCGCCGCGCTCCCCGGGGACCCCGGCCGAGCCCGGCCACCGGCTCGGCTTCTCCCGCTCCATCGCCGCCAACTCCGGCCGCGCCGCCTCGCCCCTGGCTCTGCAAGTCCTGGTGACTTTGGGAAAGGCTCCGCGAGAGCAGGATGGAGGCAGGAAGGCGCTGCCCACCTCCCGCTTCTTCTCCGCTGCCGAGAGCAGCCGGGGCAGAGTCCCTGAGCCCCCGTGTGCCCCGTCCCTCTGGAGCACGGGGTTGTTTTGCAGCCGGTCCCCCCGTCCCGACGGCCGCTTGTGCTCCCTGTAGATGTCCGGTGGTGGGAGGTCCCTGGGGGATGTGGGGAGCGGGAGGGGAGCCCCGACATGGTTCCCCACCAGCATCTGCTCCCCATAATCCCCTCCTGGAGAAGTCTTCACCAGGAGGTGGGGGAAACCTGTGAGGGCTTCATCCCCTACGCAGCCACCCCGAAACTTCAGGGGGTGTAGCAGGTGAGGGTGCTGGTTTGCTCCTCTCCAGTTTTCCTCCCTGTGCGGATGGGAGTCCACGGGGATGGGCTGGGACAGCGGCAGTCCCAGGGGAGCACCCTTGGGAGCATAGGCTCTCCCCAGCCTCTCGGCAGGGTATGGGCCAGAGAGGGGGGCCCGATGTGCGCCTGTGCTGTTCTGCACCACGAGCTGGGGTGTCCTCAGGGAGAAGGTGGTCTGGAGGCGCTCACTGTGGTTGCTCCAGTCCTCGATGGTGCGGGTGGCCTGCTCCAGTGAGCCGCCCACGCTGGCCGTTGTCACCATCTCTTTGGCCGcctgcagcattttcagcaCGTTGGCCTGGGCTGAACTGGCAGTGACATCGGGTGTGGGCGCCCGCCCGGGGCTCGACAGGGTCTGCACGCCATTGAAGCAGCTGTAGATGCCCTGCAGGGAGAAATGGGGGCCCCCTCATCGTCAGCAAGGTCAGTGGGGTCTTGCCCCTCTGAGCCAACCCTGCTGAGCTGAATTCATGCTGCTGACACTGAGGTAGCTTCAGAGAACTGATGCCCCctccccagcatccccagcacGTGTCAGCATGGGTGAAACTGTCCTCTatcatccctttccccagggcAGATGTCATGTGGGGTCACTCCCAGGACTGAGCCCTTTCCCCAAAAACTGGCTTTTTTTCACCAAGATCTCACATCAACAAGAACATCTCCAGTCCCTCCCATGCAAGCCAAAGGACAATGCCCACCAAGCCAGCCCCTTGAAAGCCCCTGTCAGCATCCCTCACCCTGCTGATGGCCAGGAGGAAATCAAGCTTGTGGGACTTGGGGACAGAATGACGCAGCTTCCAGTAGACAAGGTGCTCCCAGGAGAAGACCAGCAGGCTCAGCCCCATGGCCACCAGCAGCATGTAGAAAACCCCAGCCATGTTATCAATGTCCAGCTTGCTGCTCATCACCTCATTCTTCTCATTCTGGCAGATCCCTGACAGCCAAACCGTCTCCAGCTTCTGGGTCTCACCTGGGACACACACAACAGTGCAGGGGATGAAAATCCACCCCTGGGAATCATCTTCCCAAGCACATCCCTGCCCCTTTCCACCCTACTGTGGGTGGAAGAGTAATGAGACCCCTGAGTCTCTGGAGCTGGAATCACCTAATGCTTGCTGCTGCCGTTGGCCTGAGCATGCCACCAGTCACTTGTCCCTCTCCAGGGTCCTCTCCTGACTGTCCCCCACCCATGTGCTAGCCAGCCATGCTTACTGTCCTTTCCCCAGGCTTCACCTCAAGTGTTTTGCACAGCCATCTCTAGGATTTTACAACCCCAAAGGGAATGACATCCACAACATTCAGATGATTTCATATCCCCTGAAAGGAGCCAGTGAAATCCCCCAGTGCCATCCTGCTCTGAGGATGTCAGCTGTGAAGGCTGCACAGCGTTTGAGGACCAAAGCCCTGTCCCCTGGGTTCATCTGCAGGGCAGGGGCGGGctgaggatggggacagggctaACAAGGAGCTCACACAAGCACCCACCATCTCCCAGGAACTGGAGCAGGGCCAGGTCAATGGCCCGCTTCCAGCGCGAGTCCTTCTGCAGGGCGATGCCGTAGCCTGTGGTGGCAAACACCTTCCCACTGCCGATGGTCACCAGCTTGCAGCCCTCGTCCTTGCCTGCCATGTAGTTGAGCACTGCCGCGTCATAGATGAAGGCATCCAGCTTCCTGCCACACCAACAGGAGGAAGGGTGAGAGGGGGTCTGAAAGCCCACTTTTTGGTTGATTGCTCGGCCTGTTTCAGGAGATCTATCCCTTTCAGAAAGCTGTAGCCCATCTGGAGTGGGTTCTATGTGCTCTTGGGGTCTCTGACCCATCCTGGAGTGCTGTAACCACACTTGGAGGGGAAGTACCCCTTGTGGGGAATTGTGTACCACTTGAGGAAGCCATGCCCCCTCTGGGTGAGCTGCATCCCTTTTGAGGGGAGCTGTATGAAGCTGTACCCCATCTGCAGCAGGCTATGCCCTGTTTGGGGGTCCTGTACTTCATCCAGAGAAGATGCACAGGGCCATAACCTGTCTGGGAGAGCTTAACCCAGCCTGAGGGGCTCATATCCAACTTCTGGGAGGTTGTGCCCCAGTTGAAAAATGCCTTCTCCATCTGGGAGGTCCTGTACTCTCTTCCAGGGAGCCATAGTTATTTGGGGGTGTTATATGCCATTTGGAGGAGCTCTGAGAGTCACAccctgttgtatttctctgggaaatagtttttccccaggacccctggagcctgtaaccatgtagttggacccttccttcctttcttgacccaactggctgaggtccagccatcccccctgagtaggagccttgataaggccctgttcttcctctttcttcctcttgccctctggCCCTCTCTCCTTCTGGACCTCTCTTATCCTCTGGGcctcttgccctctgggcctcctgctcTCGTTTCCCTTCATGGAATAAAcatcttggatcaaccctgggggtaagagcctcttttggatcttttgccccGCCCCTGAAATATttccccaaagcctcccaagaaactgagctagccccggggggcagCGGGGGATTGGTTTCAATACCCCATCTGGGGGGCCATATCCCATCTGGGGGGCCATACCGCATTTTGGGGAGCCATACCCCATTTTGAGGCTGGTGAGGGCATCCTCCACAGAGCGCTGGTTGTACTTCACCATGTGGGTGTGCATGTCGGGGTAGTTGCTGCGGATGTTCCTCTCAGTGCTGCCGTTGGGGACAGTGCCAAAGCGGAAGGGTGGGTATTGCTCCTGTGGCCTCTGGAACTGCAATAGTGAGCCCCAGGGGCTGGCATCACGTGGTGCCCATGTCTTTCCATGTCCCCAGCAtgtcccctccccacagccagccTTCTACTCATGCACTCATGCCCAGCCAACTGGTAGTGATGTGTAGCTCTACACACATCACTTCCAGTAACTTCAAAAAGTTGAGgttttttagggattttttagGGTTTCCAACCCAATGATCAGCCCCACCTTCCTGTCACTCAG
The sequence above is a segment of the Sylvia atricapilla isolate bSylAtr1 chromosome 18, bSylAtr1.pri, whole genome shotgun sequence genome. Coding sequences within it:
- the GRIN2C gene encoding glutamate receptor ionotropic, NMDA 2C; the protein is MGRAPAHALLLSMVLGCSAAFTDILLPGPEEPVVNVAVVFGGTSYPLHIRSRLSPQSFLDMPLEIHPITVVVNNTNPSTLLTQICDILASHKIHGIVFEDNVGTEAVAQILDFISSQTQVPIISISGGSAVVLTPKEPGSAFLQLGVSIEQQIQVIFKVLEEYDWGSFAVITSLYPGYNIFLDVIRSFTDASYFGWELQEVLTFEMSQEQSSSRTQRLLRQIDAQVLIVYCSREEAEYLFSMAEQAGLVGPGYVWIVPSMTVGNMEVPPSSFPVGLISVVTESWKLSLRQKVRDGVAIIAMGAASFFRAHGYLPEVGRDCWTPTRATATNTSFYRHLLNVTWEHRDFSFNEGGYLVRPTMVVITLNQHRLWEMVGKWEKGIIHMKYPVWPRYGSFMQPVVDNRHLTVATLEERPFVIVENTDPSTGVCVRNTVPCRKQTNSSQSGDGLVDPYTKLCCKGFCIDILKKLAKAVKFSYDLYLVTNGKHGKIVRGVWNGMIGEVYYKRADMAIGSLTINEERSEIVDFSVPFVETGISVMVARSNGTVSPSAFLEPYSPAVWVMMFVMCLTVVAITVFVFEYFSPVGYNQNLTSGKRPGGPTFTIGKSVWLLWALVFNNSVPIENPKGTTSKIMVLIWAFFAVIFLASYTANLAAFMIQEQYIDTVSGLSDRKFQRPQEQYPPFRFGTVPNGSTERNIRSNYPDMHTHMVKYNQRSVEDALTSLKMGKLDAFIYDAAVLNYMAGKDEGCKLVTIGSGKVFATTGYGIALQKDSRWKRAIDLALLQFLGDGETQKLETVWLSGICQNEKNEVMSSKLDIDNMAGVFYMLLVAMGLSLLVFSWEHLVYWKLRHSVPKSHKLDFLLAISRGIYSCFNGVQTLSSPGRAPTPDVTASSAQANVLKMLQAAKEMVTTASVGGSLEQATRTIEDWSNHSERLQTTFSLRTPQLVVQNSTGAHRAPLSGPYPAERLGRAYAPKGAPLGLPLSQPIPVDSHPHREENWRGANQHPHLLHPLKFRGGCVGDEALTGFPHLLVKTSPGGDYGEQMLVGNHVGAPLPLPTSPRDLPPPDIYREHKRPSGRGDRLQNNPVLQRDGAHGGSGTLPRLLSAAEKKREVGSAFLPPSCSRGAFPKVTRTCRARGEAARPELAAMEREKPSRWPGSAGVPGERGDKRRPAGLRRCGAAPPPARADVPDLFPAAEAAYGSGSRCPQAAGRLPPRSPVTRLPSYREACRQNPRATATVPACAPHACTNSYANVSLYARRLSRGSPPPREHSGVHPCERGPGRWDGACRDCGRRGELALLRAVGSDRRDPLVARGVPSPCAGGSWRRVSSLESEV